The segment TTTGGAGAAAAAAATAGAATGTTTATGGTTGGGCATACTCTTGTTTGGTTCTATCAAACTCCTTCCTGGGTTTTTGAGGATAAAGATGGGAACCCTTTAGATAGAGAATCTTTACTAAGTAGAATGAAAGACCATATCTTTACTGTAATGGGTCGGTATAAAGGAAGGATTCAAGGATGGGATGTTGTTAATGAAGCAATTGCAGAAGATGGGAGTTTTAGGAAATGTAAATGGTTGGAAATTATAGGAGAGGACTATATTCAAAAAGCTTTTGAATATGCTATGGAGGCTGACCCATCTTGTGAACTTTATTATAATGAGTATGATCTTGAGAAGCCTCCTAAGTGTGAAGGAGTGATCCGTCTTTTGGAGAATCTTAAGAGGAAAGGGATTAGAATAGATGGAGTTGGGGTTCAGGGGCATTGGTTTTTAGATTACCCTCATTTGGAAGAGATTGAGGCTTACATTTTAGCTATTTCTAAATTGGGGTTAAAAGTTATTATTTCAGAGTTGGATGTAAGTGTTCTTCCTTTTTATCCTGTGGATTCAAAGGCTGTGGATCTATCTTCTTTTCCAGTAGAATTCCAGAAAGTTCATAATCCTTATCCGGATGGTTTACCAGATTCTGTAGAGGAAAAACTTGCAGATCGGTATTCAGAATTATTTTCTTTGTTTAGGAAGCATAGAGACAAAATTAAAAGGGTGACTTTCTGGGGTGTCCATGATGGACAGTCCTGGAGAAGTTATTTACCAATAAGGGGAAGGGTCGATTATCCAACTTTGTTTAATAAGGATTGTAAACCAAAGTTGGCTTTTGAGGCAGTTATTAAGGTATTTCGAGAATGTAATGAGGGTTGACAGAAGGTTTAGATATATTATTATAAAAGCGAAAAAGGAGGAGTAGAAAGTGGCTAAGAAAAAGGATATTGAAGTTGTGGCAGCCGGGCATATTTGTCTTGATTTGATTCCGGCTTTTACTATTAAGGATAAGGTTGATAAAATCACAGATGTCCTTATCCCTGGAAAGATGATTAATATGGGAAAGTGCGTTGTTGTAGGAGGTGGTCCTGTAACAAATGCAGGGGTTTCAATTCGTAGACTCGGTGTGAAAACAGAACTGATTGGAAAAATTGGAGATGATGATTTTGGAGAGGATGTTTTAAGATGGTATGAGGAGCATGAAGGTCATTTCAAAGGGATTAAGATGGTAAAAGGAGAATCTACCTCCTATACTATTGCGATTTGTATCCCAGGGATTGACCGATTTTATCTTCACCATTGTGGTGCTAATGACACTTTTTGTTACGACGATATGGACTTTGATCTTGTTGCAAGGGCTAAACTAATGCTTTTTGGCTATCCACCATGGATGAGGAAACTTTATGAAAATAAAGGAAGAGAACTAACAAGAATTCTTAAGAAAACAAAGGAATTAGACACAACAACTGTTCTGGATCTATCGCTTCCTGATGTAGATAGTTATGCTGGACAGCAAAACTGGAAGGCCATTCTTGAGGATTGGGTTCCTTTAACAGACATTATGGCTCCGAGTGCAGAAGAAATTTTTTATTTCCTTTATAAAGATGAATTTTTAAAGAAAAAAG is part of the candidate division WOR-3 bacterium genome and harbors:
- a CDS encoding carbohydrate kinase family protein — encoded protein: MAKKKDIEVVAAGHICLDLIPAFTIKDKVDKITDVLIPGKMINMGKCVVVGGGPVTNAGVSIRRLGVKTELIGKIGDDDFGEDVLRWYEEHEGHFKGIKMVKGESTSYTIAICIPGIDRFYLHHCGANDTFCYDDMDFDLVARAKLMLFGYPPWMRKLYENKGRELTRILKKTKELDTTTVLDLSLPDVDSYAGQQNWKAILEDWVPLTDIMAPSAEEIFYFLYKDEFLKKKANLGPRDSVLDHITVKEISNVGRDLIEMGTAVAMVKCGHRGLYIRTSDKDRLSKMGAAKCSNLENWANRELWFPVYEEEKFVGALGSGDSAIAGFIAAFVWGHSIESCLRYANAAGSMNVTVPDGLTWNKGFDDLTRRINSGWKTKKMEIREEGWRFENGFWVGPCNFGKWETEIK
- a CDS encoding endo-1,4-beta-xylanase, which translates into the protein MEKIKDFREDYPLKEIIKDFHIGVALSKDQIEGKEPLTTALVERHFNSITPENILKWEEVHPELDKYNFSPVDLFVEFGEKNRMFMVGHTLVWFYQTPSWVFEDKDGNPLDRESLLSRMKDHIFTVMGRYKGRIQGWDVVNEAIAEDGSFRKCKWLEIIGEDYIQKAFEYAMEADPSCELYYNEYDLEKPPKCEGVIRLLENLKRKGIRIDGVGVQGHWFLDYPHLEEIEAYILAISKLGLKVIISELDVSVLPFYPVDSKAVDLSSFPVEFQKVHNPYPDGLPDSVEEKLADRYSELFSLFRKHRDKIKRVTFWGVHDGQSWRSYLPIRGRVDYPTLFNKDCKPKLAFEAVIKVFRECNEG